A single window of Leclercia adecarboxylata DNA harbors:
- the tamB gene encoding autotransporter assembly complex protein TamB translates to MSLWKKVSLGVVLFILLLLSAVAFLVGTTSGLHLLFKAANRWVPGLEIGQVTGGWRDLHLKNVRYDQPGVAVNAGDLHLAVKLSCLRDSSLCINDLSLKDVFVTIDSKKMPEAAPPAEEESGPLDLSTPYPITLSRVALNNVNVKIDDTTVSVMDFTSGLRWQEKNLTLTPTALQGLLIALPKVAEVAQEEIVEPKIQNPQPEEKPLGETLKDLFSKPVLPEMTDVHLPLNLNIEEFKGEQLRLTGDTDLTVFNMLLKVSSIDGNMKLDALDIDTNQGSVNATGNAQLRDNWPVDITLNSSLNIDPIKGEKVKLKVGGALREQLEFGVNLSGPVDLVLRGQTRLAEAGLPLNLEVVSEQLYWPFTGEKQYQADDVKLKLTGKMTDYTLSFRTAVKGEGLPPAGITLDAKGNEQQINLDKLTVAALEGKTELTALLDWQKAISWRGELKLTGINTAKEVPDWPSKLDGLIKTRGSLYGGSWQMDVPELKITGNVKQNKVDVHGSLKGNSYLQWIIPGLHVALGRNTADIKGELGVKDLDLDATIDAPNLDNALPGLGGTAKGLVKVRGTVEAPQLLADITANGLRWQELTIARVRVDGDVKSTDQIAGHLNLRVDRISQPGVNLSQVTLEAKGSEKQHDLQLRVQGEPVSGQLHLAGSFDRKEMRWKGTLDNTRFATPVGPWSLTRSIALDYRNAEQKISIGPHCWTNPNAELCVPQTVDAGAEGRAVVNLNRFDLAMLKPFMPESTQASGVFSGKADVAWDATKPGLPQGNVTLSGRNVKVTQVVNDAPLPLAFTTLNLTADLHNNRAELGWLIRLANNGQFDGQIQVTDPQGQRNLGGNVNIRNLNLAMANAIFSRGEKAAGMLNANLRLAGSAQSPQLFGQMQLNGVDIDGNFMPFDMLPSQLAMNFNGMSSTLAGTVRTQQGQINLSGDADWSQIDNWRARVAAKGSKVRITVPPMVRLDVSPDVVFEATPQLFTLDGRVDVPWARIVVHDLPESAVGVSSDEVMLDNNLQPEETQRASIPINSNLIVHVGNNVRLDAFGLKARLTGDLKVAQDKQGLGLNGQITIPEGRFHAYGQDLIVRKGELLFSGPPDQPLLNIEAIRNPEATENDVIAGVRVTGTADEPKAEIFSDPAMSQQEALSYLLRGQGLDSNQSDSAAMTSMLVGLGVAQSGQVVGKIGETFGVSNLALDTQGVGDSSQVVVSGYVLPGLQVKYGVGIFDSLATLTLRYRLMPKLYLEAVSGVDQALDLLYQFEF, encoded by the coding sequence ATGAGTTTATGGAAGAAAGTCAGCCTCGGTGTTGTGCTGTTTATCCTGCTGCTGCTGTCCGCGGTGGCCTTTCTGGTGGGGACCACCAGCGGGCTGCATCTGCTGTTTAAGGCGGCTAACCGCTGGGTACCGGGGCTGGAGATTGGCCAGGTCACCGGCGGCTGGCGCGACCTGCATCTGAAAAACGTCCGCTATGATCAGCCGGGCGTGGCGGTCAACGCCGGGGATCTGCACCTGGCGGTGAAGCTCAGCTGTTTGCGCGACAGCAGCCTGTGCATCAACGATCTGTCGTTAAAGGATGTCTTCGTGACGATAGATTCGAAAAAAATGCCGGAAGCGGCGCCGCCCGCCGAAGAGGAGAGCGGGCCGCTGGACCTCTCCACGCCATACCCGATTACCCTTAGCCGGGTGGCGCTGAATAACGTCAACGTCAAAATCGACGACACCACCGTGTCGGTGATGGACTTCACCTCCGGCCTGCGCTGGCAGGAGAAGAACCTGACCCTGACCCCTACCGCTTTGCAGGGGCTGCTGATTGCCCTGCCGAAAGTGGCGGAGGTGGCGCAGGAAGAGATCGTCGAGCCAAAAATTCAGAATCCGCAGCCGGAAGAGAAGCCGCTGGGCGAAACGCTGAAAGATCTCTTCTCTAAACCTGTCCTGCCGGAGATGACCGACGTTCATCTGCCGCTGAACCTCAATATCGAAGAGTTTAAGGGCGAGCAGCTGCGCCTGACCGGCGATACCGATCTGACGGTCTTCAATATGCTGCTGAAGGTGAGCAGTATCGACGGCAACATGAAGCTCGACGCGCTGGATATCGACACCAACCAGGGGAGCGTCAACGCCACCGGCAATGCGCAGCTGCGGGATAACTGGCCGGTGGATATCACCCTCAACAGCAGCCTGAACATCGACCCGATCAAGGGCGAGAAGGTGAAGCTGAAGGTCGGCGGCGCCCTGCGCGAGCAGCTGGAGTTTGGCGTGAACCTCTCCGGCCCGGTGGATCTGGTGCTGCGCGGCCAGACCCGGCTTGCCGAGGCGGGCCTGCCGCTTAACCTGGAAGTGGTTAGCGAACAGCTCTACTGGCCCTTCACCGGCGAGAAGCAGTATCAGGCTGATGACGTGAAGCTGAAGCTCACCGGCAAAATGACCGACTACACCCTGTCGTTCCGCACCGCGGTGAAAGGGGAGGGGCTGCCTCCCGCCGGTATCACACTGGATGCGAAGGGGAACGAGCAGCAGATCAACCTCGATAAGCTGACGGTTGCGGCGCTGGAGGGGAAAACCGAGCTGACGGCGCTGCTCGACTGGCAGAAGGCGATCAGCTGGCGCGGGGAGCTGAAGCTCACCGGGATTAACACCGCCAAAGAGGTGCCGGACTGGCCATCGAAGCTCGACGGACTGATTAAAACCCGCGGCAGCCTGTACGGCGGCAGCTGGCAGATGGACGTACCGGAGCTGAAAATCACCGGCAACGTGAAGCAGAACAAGGTGGATGTACATGGCTCGCTGAAGGGCAACAGCTACCTGCAGTGGATCATCCCGGGTCTGCACGTGGCGCTGGGCCGCAATACCGCCGACATCAAGGGTGAGCTGGGGGTGAAAGATCTGGATCTGGATGCCACCATCGACGCACCGAATCTTGATAACGCCCTGCCAGGGCTGGGCGGAACGGCGAAAGGGCTGGTTAAGGTGCGCGGCACGGTCGAGGCCCCGCAGCTGCTGGCCGATATCACCGCCAACGGCCTGCGCTGGCAGGAGCTCACCATCGCCCGCGTTCGCGTCGACGGCGATGTCAAATCCACCGACCAGATCGCCGGGCACCTGAACCTGCGCGTCGATCGTATTTCCCAGCCGGGCGTAAACCTCAGTCAGGTGACGCTGGAAGCCAAAGGTAGCGAGAAGCAGCACGATCTCCAGCTGCGCGTGCAGGGCGAGCCGGTCTCCGGCCAGCTGCACCTGGCCGGCAGTTTTGACCGTAAAGAGATGCGCTGGAAAGGCACCCTGGATAACACCCGCTTCGCCACCCCGGTGGGACCCTGGTCGTTAACCCGCTCCATTGCGCTGGATTACCGCAACGCGGAGCAGAAGATCAGCATCGGGCCGCACTGCTGGACCAACCCGAACGCCGAGCTGTGCGTGCCGCAAACCGTTGATGCAGGGGCCGAAGGGCGGGCGGTGGTGAACCTCAACCGCTTTGACCTCGCGATGCTCAAGCCGTTTATGCCGGAGTCTACCCAGGCCAGCGGCGTGTTTAGCGGCAAGGCCGATGTCGCCTGGGATGCCACCAAACCAGGACTGCCGCAGGGCAACGTCACGCTCTCCGGGCGTAACGTGAAGGTGACGCAGGTGGTGAACGATGCGCCGCTGCCGCTGGCGTTTACTACCCTGAATCTGACCGCCGATCTGCATAACAACCGCGCCGAACTGGGCTGGCTCATCCGCCTCGCCAACAACGGCCAGTTTGACGGCCAGATCCAGGTGACCGATCCGCAGGGGCAGCGCAATCTGGGCGGCAACGTCAACATCCGCAATCTCAACCTGGCGATGGCAAACGCCATTTTCTCCCGCGGCGAGAAGGCGGCCGGGATGCTGAACGCCAACCTGCGGCTGGCCGGCAGCGCGCAAAGCCCGCAGCTGTTTGGTCAGATGCAGCTTAACGGAGTGGATATCGACGGCAACTTTATGCCGTTCGATATGCTGCCGAGCCAGCTGGCGATGAATTTCAACGGCATGAGCTCGACGCTGGCGGGGACCGTTCGCACCCAGCAGGGGCAGATCAACCTCAGCGGCGATGCCGACTGGAGCCAGATCGACAACTGGCGTGCGCGGGTGGCGGCCAAGGGCAGCAAGGTGCGCATCACCGTGCCGCCGATGGTGCGGCTGGACGTCTCGCCGGACGTGGTCTTTGAGGCCACGCCGCAGCTGTTCACCCTCGACGGCCGGGTCGATGTCCCATGGGCGCGCATCGTAGTCCATGACCTGCCGGAGAGCGCGGTAGGCGTCTCCAGCGATGAGGTCATGCTCGATAACAATCTGCAGCCGGAGGAGACGCAGCGGGCCTCTATCCCGATCAACAGCAACCTGATCGTGCATGTGGGCAACAACGTGCGGCTGGATGCCTTTGGCCTGAAGGCGAGGCTGACCGGCGATCTGAAGGTCGCGCAGGATAAACAGGGGCTGGGCCTGAACGGGCAGATCACCATTCCGGAAGGGCGCTTCCACGCTTACGGGCAGGATCTGATTGTGCGTAAAGGCGAGCTGCTGTTCTCCGGTCCGCCAGATCAGCCCCTGCTGAATATCGAAGCGATCCGTAACCCGGAAGCTACCGAGAATGACGTGATCGCCGGGGTGCGCGTGACCGGCACCGCGGACGAACCGAAAGCGGAAATTTTCTCCGACCCGGCGATGTCCCAGCAGGAAGCGCTCTCATACCTGCTGCGCGGGCAAGGTCTGGACAGCAATCAGAGCGACAGTGCTGCGATGACCTCAATGTTAGTCGGCCTGGGGGTTGCACAAAGTGGTCAGGTTGTGGGTAAAATCGGGGAGACGTTTGGCGTAAGCAATCTGGCGCTGGACACCCAGGGAGTCGGTGACTCTTCCCAGGTGGTGGTCAGCGGCTATGTACTGCCGGGTCTGCAGGTGAAATATGGCGTGGGGATCTTTGACTCGCTGGCGACACTCACGTTACGCTATCGCCTGATGCCTAAGCTATATCTGGAAGCGGTGTCTGGCGTAGATCAGGCACTCGATTTGCTCTATCAGTTTGAGTTCTAG
- the ppa gene encoding inorganic diphosphatase produces the protein MSLLNVPAGKELPEDIYVVIEIPANADPIKYEIDKDTGALFVDRFMSTAMFYPCNYGYINHTLSLDGDPVDVLVPTPYPLQPGSVIRCRPVGVLKMTDEAGEDAKLVAVPHTKLSKEYDHIKDVNDLPELLKAQIAHFFEHYKDLEKGKWVKVEGWDNAEAAKAEIVASFERAKK, from the coding sequence ATGAGCTTACTCAACGTCCCAGCGGGTAAAGAACTGCCGGAAGACATCTACGTAGTTATCGAAATCCCGGCGAACGCTGATCCTATCAAATACGAAATCGACAAAGACACCGGCGCGCTGTTCGTTGACCGTTTCATGTCTACCGCGATGTTCTACCCGTGCAACTACGGTTACATCAACCACACCCTGTCCCTGGACGGTGACCCGGTAGACGTGCTGGTCCCAACACCATACCCACTGCAGCCGGGCTCCGTGATCCGCTGCCGTCCGGTTGGCGTGCTGAAGATGACCGACGAAGCCGGTGAAGATGCGAAACTGGTTGCGGTACCGCACACCAAGCTGAGCAAAGAGTACGATCACATTAAAGATGTGAACGACCTGCCAGAACTGCTGAAAGCGCAGATCGCCCACTTCTTCGAGCACTACAAAGATCTCGAGAAAGGCAAATGGGTGAAAGTGGAAGGCTGGGACAACGCAGAAGCTGCTAAAGCGGAAATCGTTGCCTCCTTCGAGCGCGCTAAGAAGTAA
- a CDS encoding gamma-glutamylcyclotransferase: MRIFVYGSLRTRQGNSHWMTNAQLLGDYSIENYQLYSLGHYPGAVPGNGAVHGEVYRIDNATLAELDALRTRGGEYARQLIQTPYGSAWMYVYQRSVDGLTLIESGNWLDRDQY; encoded by the coding sequence ATGCGAATATTTGTCTACGGTAGTTTACGAACCAGGCAAGGCAACAGCCACTGGATGACCAACGCCCAGTTGCTGGGGGATTACAGTATCGAGAACTACCAGTTGTACAGCCTGGGCCACTATCCAGGCGCGGTTCCGGGGAACGGAGCAGTGCACGGTGAAGTGTATCGTATTGATAATGCCACGCTGGCCGAACTTGATGCCTTGCGCACAAGAGGCGGGGAATACGCTCGCCAGTTGATCCAGACACCTTACGGCAGTGCATGGATGTACGTGTACCAACGTTCGGTGGACGGCCTGACGCTGATTGAAAGCGGTAACTGGTTAGACAGAGACCAGTACTGA
- the ytfT gene encoding galactofuranose ABC transporter, ATP-binding protein YtfT, translated as MMSRSLSQTGEPKRRFRWPTGMPQIIALLLVLLVDSLVSPHFYQIILQDGRLFGSPIDILNRAAPVALLAIGMTLVIATGGIDLSVGAVMAIAGATAASMTVAGHSLPVVLLVTLGTGVLAGLWNGILVAILKIQPFVATLILMVAGRGVAQLITSGQIVTFNAPNLAWIGSGSLLFFPTPVIIVVVTLIAFWLFTRKTALGMFIEAVGINIRAAKNAGVSTRLMVMLTYVLSGVCAAIAGIIVAADIRGADANNAGLWLELDAILAVVIGGGSLMGGRFNLLLSVIGALIIQGMNTGILLSGFPPELNQVVKAVVVLCVLIVQSPRFISLIKGMRGHDKT; from the coding sequence GTGATGTCACGTTCACTCTCTCAGACCGGCGAGCCGAAGCGCCGCTTCCGCTGGCCCACCGGTATGCCGCAAATCATTGCGCTGCTGCTGGTGCTGCTGGTGGATAGCCTCGTTTCACCGCATTTTTATCAGATTATCCTTCAGGATGGCCGCCTGTTCGGCAGCCCGATTGATATTTTAAACCGCGCCGCGCCGGTGGCTCTGCTGGCGATTGGTATGACCCTGGTGATCGCTACCGGCGGTATCGACCTGTCGGTCGGGGCGGTGATGGCTATCGCGGGTGCCACGGCAGCCTCGATGACCGTAGCCGGACACAGCCTGCCGGTGGTACTGCTGGTGACGCTGGGTACCGGTGTGCTGGCAGGGTTGTGGAACGGCATCCTGGTGGCGATCCTCAAAATACAGCCCTTCGTTGCTACCCTGATCCTGATGGTGGCCGGACGCGGGGTGGCGCAGCTGATCACCTCCGGGCAGATCGTCACCTTCAACGCCCCCAATCTGGCATGGATCGGCAGCGGCTCGCTGCTGTTCTTCCCGACGCCGGTGATCATCGTGGTGGTGACGCTGATTGCCTTCTGGCTGTTCACCCGCAAAACCGCCCTCGGGATGTTTATTGAAGCGGTGGGGATTAACATTCGCGCGGCGAAAAACGCCGGGGTCAGTACCCGCCTGATGGTGATGCTGACCTACGTCTTAAGCGGGGTGTGCGCCGCCATTGCCGGGATTATCGTCGCGGCGGATATTCGCGGGGCGGACGCCAACAACGCTGGCCTGTGGCTGGAGCTGGATGCGATCCTTGCGGTGGTGATCGGCGGCGGGTCGCTGATGGGCGGACGCTTTAACCTGCTGCTGTCGGTGATTGGCGCGCTGATTATCCAGGGGATGAACACCGGGATCCTGCTGTCCGGTTTCCCGCCGGAGCTCAATCAGGTGGTGAAAGCGGTAGTGGTGCTCTGCGTGCTGATCGTCCAGTCGCCGCGCTTTATCAGTCTAATTAAGGGGATGCGTGGCCATGATAAAACGTAA
- the ytfR gene encoding galactofuranose ABC transporter, ATP-binding protein YtfR, with protein sequence MTTDQHQEILRTEGLSKYFPGVKALDSVDFSLRRGEIMALLGENGAGKSTLIKALTGVYHADRGTIWLEGQAISPKNTAHAQQLGIGTVYQEVNLLPNMSVADNLFIGREPRRFGFLRRKEMEARATKLMESYGFSLDVREPLNRFSVAMQQIVAICRAIDLSAKVLILDEPTASLDTQEVEMLFTLMRQLRDQGVSLIFVTHFLDQVYEVSDRITVLRNGSFVGCRETRELPQIELVKMMLGRELETNALQRAGRTLLSEKPIAAFKDYGRKGTIAPFNLEVRPGEIVGLAGLLGSGRTETAEVIFGIKPADTGTALIKGKLQALRSPHQASSLGIGFCPEDRKTDGIIAAASVRENIILALQAQRGWLRPIPRKEQNAIAERFIRQLGIRTPSAEQPIEFLSGGNQQKVLLSRWLLTKPQFLILDEPTRGIDVGAHAEIIRLIETLCADGLALLVISSELEELVGYADRVIIMRDRQQVAEIPLDALSVPAIMNAIAA encoded by the coding sequence ATGACCACAGACCAACACCAGGAAATCCTCCGCACAGAAGGATTGAGCAAGTACTTTCCCGGCGTGAAAGCGCTGGATAGTGTCGATTTCAGCCTGCGCCGTGGCGAGATTATGGCGCTGCTGGGCGAGAACGGCGCCGGGAAATCGACCCTGATTAAAGCCCTGACCGGGGTGTATCACGCCGATCGCGGCACCATCTGGCTGGAAGGCCAGGCCATTTCGCCCAAAAATACCGCCCATGCCCAGCAGCTGGGGATCGGGACGGTTTATCAGGAAGTGAACCTGCTGCCGAACATGTCGGTGGCCGATAACCTGTTTATCGGTCGCGAGCCGCGTCGTTTTGGCTTTTTGCGCCGCAAAGAGATGGAAGCCCGCGCCACGAAGCTAATGGAGTCCTACGGCTTTTCCCTCGACGTGCGCGAACCGCTAAACCGCTTTTCGGTGGCGATGCAGCAGATCGTCGCCATCTGCCGCGCCATCGATCTCTCCGCCAAAGTGCTGATCCTCGATGAACCCACCGCCAGCCTGGACACCCAGGAGGTGGAGATGCTCTTCACCCTGATGCGCCAGCTGCGCGATCAGGGGGTAAGCCTGATCTTCGTCACCCACTTCCTCGATCAGGTCTATGAGGTGAGCGACCGCATTACCGTGCTGCGTAACGGCAGCTTTGTCGGCTGCCGCGAAACCCGCGAGCTGCCGCAAATCGAGCTGGTGAAAATGATGCTCGGCCGCGAGCTGGAGACTAACGCCCTGCAGCGTGCGGGCCGGACGCTGCTCAGCGAGAAACCCATTGCGGCATTTAAGGATTACGGCAGGAAGGGCACCATTGCGCCCTTTAACCTGGAGGTGCGTCCCGGCGAGATCGTCGGCCTGGCGGGGCTGTTAGGCTCCGGTCGTACCGAAACCGCCGAGGTGATCTTCGGCATTAAGCCTGCCGACACCGGCACTGCCCTGATTAAAGGCAAGCTCCAGGCGCTGCGCTCCCCGCATCAGGCCTCCAGCCTCGGGATCGGTTTCTGCCCGGAAGACAGGAAAACCGACGGGATAATTGCCGCGGCCTCGGTGCGCGAAAACATCATTCTGGCCCTGCAGGCCCAGCGCGGCTGGCTGCGGCCCATTCCGCGTAAAGAGCAGAACGCCATTGCCGAACGCTTTATTCGCCAGCTGGGCATCCGCACCCCGAGCGCGGAGCAGCCGATCGAGTTTCTCTCCGGCGGCAACCAGCAGAAGGTGCTGCTGTCGCGCTGGCTGCTGACCAAACCGCAGTTCCTGATCCTCGACGAGCCGACGCGCGGTATCGACGTGGGGGCGCATGCGGAGATCATCCGCCTGATCGAAACCCTCTGCGCCGACGGCCTGGCGCTGCTGGTTATCTCGTCGGAGCTGGAGGAGCTGGTGGGCTACGCCGATCGCGTGATCATCATGCGTGACCGGCAACAGGTGGCCGAGATCCCGCTGGACGCGCTGTCCGTTCCGGCAATCATGAACGCCATTGCGGCATAA
- a CDS encoding methyl-accepting chemotaxis protein — protein sequence MKLNTLTIGQRLGLLAALLLLATLFTGLRGLAINNDSLRQQEQIMTMEQSITESIDTARSAQVQFKIQVQEWKNTLLRGAQGQEAFDKYKNAFSRESQATQALLTHLSELLPKIGMDNREVLATRQIHAGLEQQYLKALADYQVGDVTSAQRVDRQVTGIDREPTRMIDEVVANTLRHAKVLHQQIADQNQARYQQTRWMLVLTMALTLGAGMLVTWWLIRSITRPLAQAVSIARTVAAGDLQSRFTVAGRDETAELMHALQEMNINLTRIVSGVRSGTETIATASAQIASGSHELSSRNEAQASALEQTAASMEELTSVVKSNAEHSRTASDLARNARLVARQGEEAVDRAMQTMSEIHNFSSEINTIISMIDSIAFQTNILALNAAVEAARAGTEGRGFAVVAAEVRALAQRSASAAKEIRVLIDRSVSRIDEGNGQVKEAGVAMAGILHSVSKVSELIEAISLASHEQSTGIDQVNVAVTHMDAATQQNATLSQESSAAAQAMHRQAEQLLETVQIFKLRQEGA from the coding sequence ATGAAACTCAACACCCTTACCATTGGCCAGCGGCTGGGGCTGCTGGCCGCACTGTTGCTGCTTGCAACGCTCTTCACCGGCCTGCGCGGGCTGGCGATTAACAACGACAGCCTGAGGCAGCAAGAACAGATTATGACGATGGAGCAGTCCATCACCGAAAGCATCGATACCGCGCGTAGCGCCCAGGTGCAGTTCAAGATCCAGGTGCAGGAGTGGAAAAACACCCTGCTGCGCGGAGCACAGGGACAGGAGGCGTTCGATAAATACAAAAATGCCTTTAGTCGCGAGAGCCAGGCCACCCAGGCGCTGCTCACCCATTTGAGCGAGCTGCTGCCCAAAATCGGTATGGATAATCGCGAGGTGCTGGCAACCCGTCAGATCCACGCCGGGCTGGAGCAACAGTACCTGAAAGCGCTGGCCGATTATCAGGTGGGGGATGTGACCAGCGCCCAGCGCGTGGATAGGCAGGTCACCGGCATTGACCGCGAACCGACCAGAATGATCGACGAGGTGGTGGCAAACACCCTCCGGCACGCAAAGGTGCTTCACCAGCAGATCGCTGACCAGAACCAGGCCCGCTATCAGCAGACCCGCTGGATGCTGGTGCTGACGATGGCATTAACTCTCGGCGCCGGAATGCTGGTGACCTGGTGGTTAATTCGCAGCATCACCCGGCCCCTGGCCCAGGCGGTCAGCATCGCCCGTACCGTGGCCGCCGGGGATTTACAGTCCCGCTTTACGGTTGCCGGTCGCGATGAGACGGCCGAACTGATGCATGCCCTGCAGGAGATGAACATCAACCTGACCCGCATTGTGTCCGGGGTACGCAGCGGCACCGAGACCATCGCCACCGCCTCGGCACAGATTGCCAGCGGCAGCCATGAACTCTCTTCCCGTAACGAAGCCCAGGCCAGTGCCCTGGAGCAGACCGCCGCCTCAATGGAAGAGCTGACCTCGGTGGTCAAAAGCAACGCGGAACATTCACGCACCGCCAGCGATCTGGCCCGCAATGCCCGTCTGGTGGCGCGTCAGGGGGAAGAGGCCGTGGATCGTGCCATGCAGACCATGAGCGAGATCCATAATTTCTCCAGCGAGATCAACACCATCATCAGCATGATCGACAGTATCGCCTTCCAGACCAACATCCTTGCGCTGAACGCCGCGGTCGAAGCCGCCCGGGCGGGAACCGAAGGCCGTGGATTCGCGGTGGTGGCTGCTGAAGTGCGCGCCCTGGCCCAGCGTTCCGCCTCGGCCGCCAAAGAGATCCGCGTCCTTATCGATCGCTCTGTCAGCCGCATCGATGAGGGTAATGGTCAGGTCAAAGAAGCCGGGGTTGCCATGGCCGGTATTCTGCACAGCGTCAGCAAGGTGAGTGAACTGATTGAGGCGATCTCGTTAGCCAGCCACGAGCAGAGCACCGGCATCGATCAGGTGAACGTGGCCGTCACCCATATGGATGCCGCCACGCAGCAAAACGCTACGCTTTCGCAGGAGTCGTCCGCGGCGGCGCAGGCGATGCATCGCCAGGCTGAACAGCTGCTGGAGACGGTGCAGATCTTTAAGCTGCGCCAGGAAGGGGCATAA
- the yjfF gene encoding galactofuranose ABC transporter, permease protein YjfF, whose translation MIKRNLPLMITLGVFVLGYLYCLTQFPGFASTRVICNILTDNAFLGIIAVGMTFVILSGGIDLSVGSVIAFTGVFLAKAIGYWGISPLLAFPLVLAMGCAFGAFMGLLIDALKIPAFIITLAGMFFLRGVSYLVSEESIPINHPVYDTLSSLAWKIPGGGRLSILGLVMLAVVVIGIFLAHRTRFGNEVYAIGGSATSANLMGISTRSTTIRIYMLSTGLATLAGIVFSIYTQAGYALAGVGVELDAIASVVIGGTLLSGGVGTVLGTLFGVAIQGLIQTYINFDGTLSSWWTKIAIGILLFIFIALQRGLTVLWENRQSSPVTRVSTTTTK comes from the coding sequence ATGATAAAACGTAATTTACCGTTAATGATCACCCTGGGCGTGTTCGTGCTGGGCTATCTCTACTGTCTGACGCAATTCCCCGGTTTTGCCTCGACGCGGGTGATCTGCAACATCCTGACCGATAACGCCTTCCTCGGGATCATCGCCGTCGGTATGACCTTCGTGATCCTCTCCGGCGGGATCGATCTCTCCGTGGGGTCGGTGATCGCCTTTACCGGCGTCTTCCTGGCGAAAGCGATCGGTTACTGGGGTATCTCTCCGCTGCTGGCCTTCCCGCTGGTGCTGGCGATGGGCTGCGCCTTCGGGGCCTTTATGGGGTTGCTGATCGACGCCCTGAAGATCCCGGCATTCATTATCACCCTCGCCGGGATGTTCTTCCTGCGCGGGGTCAGCTATCTGGTGTCCGAGGAGTCGATCCCGATCAACCATCCGGTCTACGACACCCTCTCCAGCCTGGCGTGGAAAATTCCCGGCGGCGGGCGTCTGAGCATTCTCGGGCTGGTGATGCTGGCGGTGGTGGTGATTGGCATTTTCCTCGCCCACCGCACCCGCTTCGGCAATGAGGTGTATGCCATCGGCGGCAGCGCGACCTCTGCCAACCTGATGGGGATCTCCACCCGCAGCACCACCATTCGTATCTATATGCTCTCAACCGGGCTGGCGACGCTGGCGGGGATCGTCTTCTCTATCTATACCCAGGCGGGCTATGCCCTCGCGGGAGTGGGCGTGGAGCTGGACGCCATTGCCTCGGTGGTGATTGGCGGCACGCTGCTCAGCGGCGGGGTCGGTACGGTGCTGGGTACGCTGTTCGGGGTGGCAATCCAGGGGCTGATCCAGACCTATATCAACTTCGACGGCACCCTCAGCTCGTGGTGGACCAAGATTGCGATTGGCATCCTGCTGTTCATCTTTATCGCCCTGCAGCGCGGGCTGACGGTATTGTGGGAGAACCGCCAGAGCTCGCCTGTAACACGGGTTAGCACAACAACTACAAAGTAG
- the ytfQ gene encoding galactofuranose ABC transporter substrate-binding protein YtfQ, with amino-acid sequence MWKRLLLVTAVSAAMSSMAMAAPLTVGFAQVGSESGWRAAETNVAKSEAEKRGITLKIADGQQKQENQIKAVRSFIAQGVDAIFIAPVVATGWEPVLKEAKDAEIPVFLLDRSIDVKDKSLYMTTVTADNVLEGKLIGEWLVKQVDGKPCNVVELQGTVGASVAIDRKKGFADAISKASNIKIIRSQSGDFTRSKGKEVMESFIKAENNGKNICMVYAHNDDMVIGAIQAIKEAGLKPGTDILTGSIDGVPDIYKAMIDKEANASVELTPNMAGPAFDALEKFKKDGTMPEKVTITKSTLYLPDTAKEELEKKKNMGY; translated from the coding sequence ATGTGGAAGCGCTTACTTCTTGTCACAGCAGTTTCAGCAGCCATGTCGTCTATGGCGATGGCCGCCCCATTAACCGTAGGATTCGCACAAGTCGGCTCGGAATCAGGCTGGCGAGCGGCTGAAACCAACGTCGCGAAAAGCGAGGCCGAAAAGCGCGGCATCACGCTGAAAATCGCAGATGGTCAGCAAAAGCAGGAAAACCAGATCAAAGCGGTACGCTCTTTTATCGCCCAAGGCGTTGACGCCATCTTCATTGCGCCGGTCGTGGCAACAGGCTGGGAGCCGGTGTTGAAAGAAGCCAAAGATGCCGAAATTCCGGTGTTTCTGCTCGATCGTTCCATCGATGTAAAAGACAAATCTCTCTATATGACTACCGTTACCGCCGACAACGTCCTGGAAGGTAAATTAATCGGTGAGTGGCTGGTGAAACAGGTGGATGGAAAGCCGTGTAACGTGGTTGAGCTGCAGGGCACCGTCGGCGCCAGCGTGGCCATCGATCGTAAGAAAGGCTTTGCTGATGCCATCTCCAAAGCGTCAAACATCAAGATTATCCGCTCTCAGTCCGGCGACTTCACCCGCAGTAAAGGGAAAGAGGTTATGGAGAGCTTCATCAAAGCCGAGAACAACGGCAAAAACATCTGCATGGTTTACGCCCATAACGACGACATGGTGATCGGCGCCATTCAGGCCATTAAAGAAGCGGGTCTGAAACCGGGCACCGATATTCTGACCGGCTCCATCGACGGCGTGCCGGATATCTATAAGGCGATGATCGATAAAGAGGCCAACGCCAGCGTTGAGCTGACGCCAAACATGGCAGGCCCGGCCTTCGACGCGCTGGAAAAATTCAAGAAAGACGGCACCATGCCGGAGAAAGTCACCATTACCAAATCCACCCTCTACCTGCCTGATACCGCTAAAGAAGAGTTAGAGAAGAAGAAAAATATGGGCTACTAA